The DNA segment GATGTCACCTTGGCTGAACTGATGACCGTCGGAGAAAGGGCATTCAACCTTTGCCGTGCTTTCAACGTTCGGGAGGGGATTTCGAGAAAAGACGATGTGCTACCCACACGGCTGATGGAGCCGCTTCCCGAAGGTCTGTATCAGGGTGAAGCCATCCCAGAGGACCAGTTCCGCCAAATGCTAGACTACTACTATGAGTTCCGGGGATGGAATAAAGAAACAGGTATCCCAACTAAGGAAAAACTGGAGGAACTGGGGCTGGGATACGTGGCTGCAAAACTTAAGGCCTAAAGCGGAGTGGATGAACCGCTATGAAGCTCACCATCGGCTTCTATTGTGGACTTGCACGGCGTCTGAGCAAGGAAACAGAAGCGGAGATAGAGGTAAACGATGGCGCTACCCTGCGCGACGTTGGTGCAGCTCTGGCACAGAGATTTCCTGCCTTTTTGGGACCGCTCATCACTCCAGGGACACATGATCTCGTGGAACCGCACTTTTTCCATGTGAATGGCCGCCGCGCTGCTAACATGGATATGCCTGTGCAGGAAGGAGATCGCATCCTATTGATGACTGTTACAGCGGGAGGCTAGAGGAGGCAGGAGTTGTGCCAGCAATCAGCACCGAAGCGACTGCCACCCAGCGTACAAAGAGTTCAGGAAGCACTCCAGCACTTGGGCTTTCCATACCAAGTGCTGGAGTTGCCACAAAGCACGCACACGGCTGCCGAAGCCGCACAAGCCGTGGGCTGCACCGTTGGGCAAATCGTCAAGTCCCTGGTCTTCCGTGGCAAAGAGACGCACAAGCCCATCCTAGTCCTTGCCAGCGGTGCTAACCGCGTGAACGAAAAAATGCTCGCGCAACTAATCGGCGAGCCCGTCGAGAAAGCAGATGCCGACTATGTGCGCGAGCAAACCGGTTTTGCCATTGGTGGCGTGCCACCTATTGGCCACATCCAGCCGCTTCCAACTTATATTGACCATGATTTGCTGCAGTATGACGAAATCTGGGCAGCAGCCGGCACGCCTCACGCTGTTTTCCGCCTCACGCCCACTGCTCTGGTGCGCATGACCGGTGGTACGGTCATCCCTGTCGCATAACCACCCAGCTGCGCCCGGGCAGTGATGGACGATCATCAATAAGTGCCACCACGAATAGCGGCATGGTGCATCCGCTTATTCGGTGACATCTGCTATTCAACAACTTGCCCGAACCGTGCTAGCTATTTGGCATAAGCATCAGGAGTGTGCTATAATCACATTGGCACAGCCTGTTGTCTTTGGATAGCAGTAGTTCCTTCGTTGTCAACTGCACTCGTGAGGGGTTCCCCACGGAGTACTGAATAGAAAGGGACTCACCATGCCTGCTTTGAGGCTGTATTTCCTTGGTCCGCTGGAGATCAGCTGGGATGGCCAGCCCTTGCCGACCCCTGCCACGCGTAAAGCGCAGTCCTTGCTCGCCTACTTGGTGATGAACCGCACCCGGCCACAACTTCGCGACCGCTTGGTTGATCTGTTCTGGGGAGAACAACCAATGCACAAGGCACGCCGTTCCCTTGCTACAGCGCTATGGCATATCCGTCGTTGCCTACCCACTGAACAGTTCATCCAGAGCGATGTATACACCGTCCAGTTTGTCGCACAAGGGAACCTATGGCTTGATGTAGACGAATGCGAATCCGCTCTAGGCGCCAACGACCTCTTTACTCTACAGCGCGGAATAACGCTCTATCGAGGTGATTTCCTCGATGGTTTTTATGATGACTGGGTAATCAACGAACGCTACCGGCTGCAGAGCCTCTTCCTGGAAGGCCTCTCGCGTCTGATAGCTGGCTACGAGGCAGTGGGAAATCATCGCGC comes from the Chloroflexota bacterium genome and includes:
- a CDS encoding MoaD/ThiS family protein; protein product: MKLTIGFYCGLARRLSKETEAEIEVNDGATLRDVGAALAQRFPAFLGPLITPGTHDLVEPHFFHVNGRRAANMDMPVQEGDRILLMTVTAGG
- a CDS encoding YbaK/EbsC family protein translates to MPPSVQRVQEALQHLGFPYQVLELPQSTHTAAEAAQAVGCTVGQIVKSLVFRGKETHKPILVLASGANRVNEKMLAQLIGEPVEKADADYVREQTGFAIGGVPPIGHIQPLPTYIDHDLLQYDEIWAAAGTPHAVFRLTPTALVRMTGGTVIPVA